A single Bosea sp. PAMC 26642 DNA region contains:
- the rdgB gene encoding RdgB/HAM1 family non-canonical purine NTP pyrophosphatase has translation MTAVHRLLTGKVVIATHNKGKLVEMRELMAPYGIELVSAGELSLPEPDETGYMFSENAAIKAVAAMQASGLPALADDSGICVDALDGAPGLFSANWAGPGKDFKPAMARVLAEMAKRGATKPEQRRAHFVSALVIAWPDGHQELFEGRVFGEIVDAPRGSGGFGYNPIFKPDGHDQTFAEMSTTIKSGEAEALSHRARAFALLAAACLRAPA, from the coding sequence ATGACGGCCGTTCATCGCCTCCTCACCGGCAAGGTCGTGATCGCGACCCACAACAAGGGCAAGCTCGTCGAGATGCGCGAGCTCATGGCGCCCTATGGGATCGAACTGGTCTCGGCTGGTGAACTCAGCCTGCCCGAGCCCGACGAGACCGGCTACATGTTCTCCGAGAATGCGGCGATCAAGGCGGTCGCGGCAATGCAGGCGAGCGGCCTGCCGGCGCTGGCGGACGATTCCGGGATTTGCGTCGATGCGCTCGACGGCGCGCCGGGACTGTTCTCGGCCAACTGGGCGGGGCCCGGCAAGGATTTCAAGCCGGCCATGGCGCGGGTGCTCGCCGAGATGGCCAAGCGCGGCGCGACGAAGCCCGAACAGCGGCGCGCCCACTTCGTCTCGGCTCTGGTGATCGCCTGGCCGGACGGGCATCAGGAGCTGTTCGAGGGCCGCGTCTTCGGCGAGATCGTCGATGCCCCGCGCGGCAGCGGCGGCTTCGGCTACAACCCGATCTTCAAGCCCGACGGCCATGACCAGACTTTTGCCGAGATGAGCACGACCATCAAGAGCGGCGAGGCCGAGGCGCTGTCGCACCGGGCACGCGCCTTCGCGCTGCTCGCGGCGGCCTGCCTCAGGGCGCCGGCGTGA
- the hemW gene encoding radical SAM family heme chaperone HemW yields MTALAAFAERSTVPEHPTSDAGFAVYVHWPFCLAKCPYCDFNSHVRLQQPDQARYIAAFRREIAHRAQLAPGRTVSSIFFGGGTPSLMEGRTVGAILDAIGEHWAVAPDVEVSLEANPTSVEAGRFRDFRSAGVNRVSLGVQALNDTDLKALGRMHSTQEALDAVAIARKYFERYSFDLIYARSVGQTPALWRAELELAISHAAEHLSLYQLTIEPDTAFERLFKAGKLAIPDHEAGAVLYEITQEITARHGLPVYEISNHARPGAECRHNLVYWRYGEYAGIGPGAHGRLVTTEGRMAQSTEKRPETWLARVEAEGHALVEDERLNAEAQGDEYLLMGLRLVEGIDPVKFRALSGRKLDSSRVDSLIGEGLLTHKPGGKLACTPDGALVLDALVADLAA; encoded by the coding sequence GTGACTGCGCTTGCCGCCTTCGCGGAACGTTCGACGGTGCCGGAGCACCCGACTTCTGACGCTGGCTTTGCAGTCTATGTGCATTGGCCCTTCTGTCTGGCCAAATGCCCCTATTGCGACTTCAACTCCCATGTCCGCCTGCAGCAGCCGGACCAGGCGCGCTATATCGCCGCCTTCCGGCGCGAAATCGCCCATCGTGCGCAGCTTGCTCCGGGGCGCACCGTCTCCTCGATCTTCTTCGGCGGCGGCACACCCTCGCTGATGGAGGGCCGCACCGTCGGCGCCATCCTCGACGCGATCGGCGAGCATTGGGCGGTCGCCCCGGATGTCGAGGTCTCGCTGGAGGCCAATCCGACCAGTGTCGAGGCAGGCCGCTTCCGCGATTTCCGCTCAGCCGGCGTCAACCGCGTTTCGCTGGGCGTGCAGGCCCTGAACGACACCGATCTCAAGGCGCTCGGCCGGATGCACTCGACGCAGGAAGCGCTCGATGCGGTTGCGATCGCGCGAAAGTATTTCGAGCGCTATTCCTTCGATCTGATCTATGCCCGCTCCGTCGGACAGACGCCCGCCTTGTGGCGCGCCGAACTCGAACTGGCGATCAGCCATGCTGCCGAGCATCTCTCGCTCTACCAGCTGACGATCGAGCCCGACACGGCGTTCGAGCGGCTGTTCAAGGCCGGCAAGCTCGCCATCCCCGATCATGAGGCGGGCGCGGTGCTCTACGAGATTACGCAGGAGATCACGGCCAGACACGGCCTGCCGGTCTACGAGATCTCCAACCATGCCCGGCCGGGCGCCGAATGCCGGCACAACCTCGTCTACTGGCGCTACGGCGAATATGCCGGCATCGGACCCGGCGCCCATGGCCGCTTGGTCACGACTGAAGGCCGCATGGCGCAATCGACCGAAAAGCGCCCCGAGACCTGGCTGGCCCGCGTCGAAGCGGAAGGTCATGCCCTGGTCGAGGACGAGCGGCTGAACGCCGAGGCGCAAGGCGACGAATACCTGCTAATGGGCCTGCGCCTGGTCGAGGGTATCGACCCGGTAAAATTCCGCGCGCTTTCGGGCCGCAAACTGGACTCCTCACGTGTCGACAGCCTGATCGGGGAGGGGCTTCTGACCCACAAGCCCGGCGGCAAGCTCGCCTGCACGCCGGACGGGGCGCTGGTTCTGGACGCGCTAGTGGCAGATCTGGCGGCGTAG
- a CDS encoding penicillin-binding protein activator, whose translation MSLSALLLSFALGFSACVGGPGGLPGVDNQPPGAATTGQTLGTGSVKVGLILPLTAEGQGAVVGNSLKNAAEMALAEFPGADLTLLVKDDRGTAEGAQAAAQEALREGAELIIGPLFAPSVQAAGQVARAANRPIMAFSSDSNVASRGVYLLSFPPENDVNRVIAYAASQGRKSFAALVPDTAYGKVVEAAFQQAVANRGARTVAIERFGSDANSMRAAVGRLMPSLGQADALLVPAGADTMPALGLALQQGGYDPTKVKPLGTGVWNDANVARVPAIQGGWFASPDTAGFNAFAGRYQQRFNSAPTRTATLAYDAVSLAAALARTQGSQRFSEAVLTNASGFAGADGVFRFRPDGQNERGLAVLELRNGQIVTVNAAPKDLGPRTQ comes from the coding sequence TTGAGCCTATCAGCCCTCCTGCTTTCGTTCGCGCTTGGGTTCTCGGCCTGTGTCGGCGGCCCCGGCGGCCTGCCCGGTGTCGATAACCAGCCGCCCGGCGCGGCTACGACCGGCCAGACGCTGGGGACCGGCTCGGTCAAAGTCGGGCTAATCCTGCCACTGACGGCCGAAGGCCAGGGCGCGGTCGTCGGCAACTCGCTGAAGAATGCCGCCGAAATGGCGCTTGCCGAATTCCCCGGCGCGGACCTGACCTTGCTGGTGAAGGACGATCGCGGCACGGCCGAGGGCGCTCAGGCCGCAGCCCAGGAAGCCTTGCGCGAGGGTGCAGAGCTCATCATCGGGCCGCTGTTTGCGCCCTCCGTACAGGCGGCGGGCCAGGTGGCGCGCGCCGCGAACCGGCCGATCATGGCCTTTTCGAGCGATTCCAACGTCGCAAGCCGCGGCGTCTATCTCCTGTCCTTCCCGCCCGAGAACGACGTCAACCGGGTGATCGCCTATGCGGCATCGCAAGGGCGGAAATCCTTCGCTGCGCTGGTGCCCGACACCGCCTATGGCAAGGTCGTCGAAGCCGCCTTCCAGCAGGCGGTCGCCAATCGCGGGGCGCGCACGGTCGCGATCGAGCGTTTCGGCTCGGACGCCAACAGCATGAGAGCCGCCGTCGGACGGCTGATGCCGTCGCTGGGGCAGGCCGACGCGCTTCTGGTTCCAGCCGGCGCCGATACCATGCCGGCGCTGGGGCTTGCCTTGCAGCAGGGCGGCTACGACCCGACCAAGGTCAAGCCACTCGGCACCGGCGTCTGGAACGACGCCAATGTCGCCCGCGTGCCGGCGATCCAGGGCGGCTGGTTCGCCTCGCCCGACACCGCCGGGTTCAACGCCTTCGCCGGACGCTACCAGCAGCGCTTCAACAGTGCGCCGACCCGCACCGCGACGCTGGCCTATGACGCAGTCTCGCTGGCGGCGGCGCTGGCCCGCACGCAAGGCTCGCAGCGCTTCTCGGAGGCCGTCCTGACCAACGCCTCGGGCTTTGCCGGCGCCGACGGCGTCTTCCGCTTCCGTCCCGACGGGCAAAACGAGCGGGGGCTGGCGGTGCTGGAACTGCGCAACGGCCAGATCGTGACGGTGAATGCGGCGCCGAAGGATCTGGGGCCGCGGACGCAGTGA
- the rsmI gene encoding 16S rRNA (cytidine(1402)-2'-O)-methyltransferase — translation MSIHQPAPRSHSYTAFGLKAEAEPLAPGLHIVATPIGNLRDISFRALATLAAADAVLAEDTRTSKTLLAHYGISTPLYPYHEHNAEQMRPKILAKLREGGKLALISDAGTPLVSDPGYKLVAELVAQGLPVTGIPGPSAVLAALVLAGLPTDRFFFEGFLPPKAAARRGRLTELAAIPGTLVFFESPRRLGGMLADAAAVFGPRPAAVARELTKFYENVRRGPLAELAAHYDAEEEARGEIVVIIGPPGANELAPAGDVIEERLREALKAVSLKEAVAQVAAQTGQPRRTIYARALELTREP, via the coding sequence ATGTCGATCCATCAGCCGGCCCCGCGCAGCCACAGCTACACCGCCTTTGGGCTGAAGGCCGAGGCCGAACCTCTGGCGCCCGGCCTTCACATCGTCGCGACGCCGATCGGCAATCTGCGCGACATCTCGTTTCGCGCGCTGGCGACGCTGGCCGCCGCCGACGCCGTGCTGGCGGAGGATACGCGCACCAGCAAGACGCTGCTGGCGCATTACGGCATCTCGACGCCGCTCTACCCCTATCACGAGCACAATGCCGAGCAGATGCGGCCCAAGATCCTGGCGAAGCTGCGCGAGGGCGGCAAGCTCGCGCTGATCTCGGACGCCGGTACGCCGCTGGTCTCCGATCCCGGCTACAAGCTCGTCGCCGAACTGGTGGCGCAGGGGCTGCCGGTCACAGGCATTCCCGGTCCCTCGGCTGTGCTGGCGGCGCTGGTACTGGCTGGTCTGCCGACCGACCGCTTCTTTTTCGAAGGTTTCCTGCCGCCCAAGGCCGCCGCGCGGCGCGGGCGCCTGACCGAACTCGCCGCGATCCCGGGCACGCTCGTCTTCTTCGAATCGCCGCGGCGTCTGGGGGGGATGCTGGCCGATGCGGCAGCCGTTTTCGGCCCGCGGCCTGCCGCCGTGGCGCGCGAGCTGACGAAGTTTTACGAGAACGTCCGGCGCGGCCCACTTGCCGAACTCGCGGCCCATTACGACGCCGAGGAAGAGGCGCGCGGCGAGATCGTGGTCATCATCGGCCCGCCCGGAGCGAATGAACTGGCGCCGGCCGGCGACGTCATCGAAGAGCGCCTGCGCGAGGCACTGAAAGCCGTTTCGCTGAAGGAGGCCGTCGCCCAGGTCGCGGCCCAGACCGGGCAGCCGCGCCGCACGATCTACGCCCGCGCGCTCGAACTGACGCGGGAGCCTTGA
- a CDS encoding YraN family protein yields the protein MTGRRAEWLAILWLSAKGYRLLARRFGGKGGEIDLIVKRGRTVAFVEVKARGVIEDAMGAITPQKRRLVEMRIRQWLARNPWAMDCHLRADAVFLAPWRWPRHIVRMFELDV from the coding sequence ATGACCGGCCGCCGCGCCGAATGGCTGGCGATCCTGTGGCTTTCCGCCAAGGGCTATCGTCTCCTCGCCCGCCGCTTCGGTGGCAAGGGCGGCGAGATCGACCTGATCGTGAAGCGCGGCCGCACCGTCGCCTTCGTCGAGGTCAAGGCGCGTGGCGTGATCGAGGATGCGATGGGCGCGATCACGCCGCAGAAGCGCCGGCTCGTCGAGATGCGGATCAGGCAGTGGCTCGCGCGAAATCCCTGGGCGATGGATTGCCATCTGAGGGCCGACGCTGTGTTTCTCGCGCCATGGCGCTGGCCGCGGCATATCGTGCGGATGTTCGAGTTGGACGTGTGA
- a CDS encoding type II toxin-antitoxin system PemK/MazF family toxin, whose product MRRGDLVTVALPGSYGKPRPAIVVQSERMSDVNSVVVAILSSHQLDAPLYRLPLVPSKTNGLHWPSDVLAEKLFTVPKEKVGPAFGHASDEQMLTLNRMLAFVLGLYDVER is encoded by the coding sequence ATGAGACGCGGCGATCTCGTCACCGTTGCGCTTCCCGGAAGCTACGGCAAGCCAAGACCGGCCATCGTCGTGCAGTCGGAACGCATGTCCGACGTAAACAGTGTTGTCGTCGCTATCCTCAGCAGCCATCAGCTCGATGCACCGCTTTATCGACTGCCGCTTGTCCCATCCAAGACAAATGGTTTGCACTGGCCATCCGATGTCCTGGCGGAAAAGCTGTTCACTGTTCCCAAAGAGAAGGTCGGCCCGGCCTTCGGTCATGCTTCCGACGAGCAGATGCTTACCCTCAATCGAATGTTGGCTTTCGTTCTGGGATTGTACGACGTCGAGCGCTAA
- a CDS encoding antitoxin MazE family protein: MPRTAASKPAQSKFARYRASKKRQGLKLLRIWVPDVNAPGFAEEAARQAAIINAAPDNAEIMAFIDASTLDWDQEPYDWGPDGPPPWPDHLDDKSQPK, translated from the coding sequence ATGCCTCGCACCGCCGCGTCGAAGCCTGCCCAAAGCAAATTCGCCCGCTACCGCGCCTCAAAAAAGCGGCAGGGGCTCAAGCTGCTGCGCATCTGGGTGCCCGACGTCAATGCGCCGGGATTTGCGGAGGAGGCGGCGCGGCAGGCAGCGATCATCAACGCCGCTCCCGACAATGCCGAGATCATGGCATTCATTGACGCTTCCACCCTCGACTGGGATCAGGAACCTTACGATTGGGGGCCGGACGGACCACCCCCTTGGCCCGACCACTTGGACGACAAATCGCAACCAAAATGA
- the gshB gene encoding glutathione synthase — protein sequence MTFNVAIQMDPIERIRIAGDTGFSLMLEAQARGHTLYTYTPDKLTLRDGKVTARIRPVTVRDVEGDHFTAGTEERVDLSTLDVVLLRQDPPFDMAYVTTTHLLERIHPKTLVVNNPAEVRNAPEKILVTHFPELMPQTLITRDKAEIEAFRDEFGEIVMKPLYGHGGATVFKTGKGDPNFGSLFDLFAGIFREPWVVQRFMKEVSAGDKRIILIDGKAAGAVNRVPAEGDLRANMVRGGAAKPTDLSKRELEICEAIGPTLRERGLLLVGIDVIGGNLTEINVTAPTGVRAIKKLGGPDLAAQLWDVIESKR from the coding sequence ATGACCTTCAACGTCGCCATCCAGATGGACCCGATCGAGCGCATCCGGATCGCCGGCGACACCGGCTTCTCGCTGATGCTGGAAGCGCAGGCGCGCGGGCACACGCTCTACACTTACACCCCCGACAAGCTGACCCTGCGCGACGGCAAGGTCACGGCCCGGATCAGGCCTGTCACCGTGCGCGACGTCGAGGGCGACCATTTCACGGCCGGCACGGAGGAGCGCGTCGATCTGTCGACGCTCGATGTCGTGCTGCTGCGGCAGGACCCGCCCTTCGACATGGCGTACGTCACGACGACGCATCTGCTGGAGCGCATCCACCCCAAGACGCTGGTGGTCAACAACCCCGCCGAGGTTCGCAACGCGCCCGAGAAGATTCTCGTGACGCATTTCCCCGAGTTGATGCCGCAGACGCTGATCACCCGCGACAAGGCCGAGATCGAGGCCTTCCGCGACGAGTTCGGCGAGATCGTGATGAAGCCGCTCTACGGCCATGGCGGCGCGACCGTGTTCAAGACCGGCAAGGGCGATCCGAATTTCGGCTCGCTGTTCGACCTCTTCGCCGGCATCTTCCGCGAACCCTGGGTCGTCCAGCGCTTCATGAAGGAGGTCTCGGCCGGCGACAAGCGCATCATCCTGATCGACGGCAAGGCGGCCGGCGCCGTCAACCGCGTGCCGGCAGAGGGTGATCTGCGCGCCAACATGGTGCGCGGCGGCGCGGCGAAGCCCACCGACCTGTCGAAGCGCGAACTCGAAATCTGCGAGGCCATCGGCCCGACGCTGCGCGAGCGCGGCCTGCTGCTCGTCGGCATCGATGTGATCGGTGGCAACCTGACCGAGATCAACGTTACGGCGCCCACTGGCGTGCGCGCCATCAAGAAGCTCGGCGGCCCGGATCTGGCGGCGCAGTTGTGGGACGTGATCGAGAGCAAGCGATAG
- a CDS encoding HesA/MoeB/ThiF family protein translates to MSLNDDEIERYARHLVLPEIGGPGQAKLKRARVLVIGAGGLGAPLIQYLAAAGVGHIGIVDNDTVSLSNLQRQTIFGTQDVGAHKAVAAAAFVKRLNPHVVVDEHVTRIDPHNARALVAFYDAVAEGSDNFATRYAVSDACFHERKPLVTAALGRFDGSLTTIRAHETGADGLRNPTYRCLFPVEPPPGTVAPCAEAGVLGALAGVMGSLMALEVIRAVTGFGEPLVGKLLLVDAMTMRFETMGYGWDEGNALNGAVGNRQ, encoded by the coding sequence ATGAGCCTGAACGACGACGAAATCGAGCGCTATGCGCGCCATCTGGTGCTGCCGGAGATCGGCGGGCCCGGCCAGGCGAAGCTCAAGCGCGCTCGCGTCCTCGTGATCGGCGCAGGCGGGCTCGGCGCGCCGCTGATCCAGTATCTCGCGGCGGCGGGCGTCGGCCATATCGGCATCGTCGACAACGACACGGTCTCGCTGTCGAACCTGCAGCGCCAGACCATCTTCGGTACGCAGGATGTCGGCGCGCACAAGGCCGTGGCGGCGGCGGCCTTCGTGAAGCGGCTCAATCCGCATGTCGTGGTCGACGAGCATGTCACCCGGATCGATCCGCACAACGCCCGCGCGCTGGTTGCCTTCTACGACGCCGTCGCCGAGGGCTCGGACAATTTCGCGACGCGCTATGCCGTTTCGGATGCCTGCTTCCATGAGCGGAAGCCGCTGGTCACAGCGGCGCTGGGCCGCTTCGACGGCTCGCTGACGACGATCCGGGCGCATGAGACGGGCGCGGACGGCCTGCGCAACCCGACCTATCGCTGCCTGTTTCCGGTCGAGCCTCCGCCCGGCACCGTCGCGCCCTGCGCCGAGGCCGGCGTGCTCGGCGCGCTGGCTGGCGTGATGGGTTCGCTGATGGCGCTGGAGGTGATCCGCGCCGTCACCGGCTTCGGCGAGCCGCTGGTCGGCAAGCTTTTGCTCGTCGACGCGATGACGATGCGGTTCGAGACGATGGGCTATGGCTGGGACGAGGGGAATGCGTTGAACGGGGCAGTCGGCAATCGGCAGTAG
- a CDS encoding BMP family lipoprotein, with amino-acid sequence MKSFALALAGVALSAMASLAQTEIKPAVVYDKGGKFDKSFNEGVFAGADKFKQETGVDFRDFEPNNDAQIEQALRRFARDGHSPIIAVGFSQATALQKVAAEFPALKFTIIDMVVDLPNVQSIVFKEHEGSYLVGLLAGLASKANKVGFVGGMDIPLIRKFACGYVQGVKAAKKDAEIFQNMTGSTPAAWNDPVKGGELAKSQIDRGADVIYHAAGGTGIGVLRAAADAGKLGIGVDSNQNALQPGKVLTSMLKRVDVAAYASFKAARDGTWKPGLSVLGLKEDGVGWALDDANKSLITPEMKAAADKARADIISGAVKVHDYMSDSKCTM; translated from the coding sequence TTGAAGTCATTCGCGCTGGCGCTGGCCGGCGTCGCTCTTTCGGCGATGGCGTCTCTGGCGCAGACAGAGATCAAGCCGGCGGTCGTCTATGACAAGGGCGGCAAGTTCGACAAATCCTTCAACGAGGGCGTCTTCGCCGGGGCCGACAAGTTCAAGCAGGAGACCGGCGTCGATTTTCGCGATTTCGAGCCCAATAACGACGCCCAGATCGAGCAGGCGCTGCGCCGCTTCGCCCGCGACGGCCATTCGCCGATCATCGCGGTCGGCTTCAGCCAGGCGACAGCGCTGCAGAAGGTCGCGGCCGAGTTCCCGGCCCTGAAATTCACCATCATCGACATGGTTGTCGATCTGCCCAACGTCCAGTCGATCGTGTTCAAGGAGCATGAGGGCTCCTATCTCGTCGGCCTGCTCGCCGGCCTCGCCTCCAAGGCCAACAAGGTCGGCTTCGTCGGCGGCATGGACATCCCGCTGATCCGGAAATTCGCCTGCGGCTATGTCCAGGGCGTCAAGGCGGCGAAGAAGGACGCGGAGATCTTCCAGAACATGACCGGCTCGACCCCGGCCGCGTGGAACGACCCGGTCAAGGGCGGCGAACTGGCCAAATCGCAGATCGACCGCGGCGCCGACGTGATCTACCACGCCGCCGGCGGCACCGGCATCGGCGTCCTTCGCGCCGCCGCCGACGCTGGCAAGCTCGGCATCGGCGTCGATTCCAACCAGAATGCGCTGCAGCCCGGCAAGGTGCTGACCTCGATGCTGAAGCGCGTCGACGTCGCGGCCTATGCCTCGTTCAAGGCCGCCCGCGACGGAACTTGGAAGCCTGGCCTGTCGGTGCTCGGCCTCAAGGAGGATGGCGTCGGCTGGGCGCTGGACGACGCCAACAAGTCGCTGATCACGCCGGAGATGAAGGCGGCCGCCGACAAGGCCAGGGCCGACATCATCTCAGGCGCCGTCAAGGTCCACGACTACATGTCGGATTCGAAGTGCACGATGTGA
- a CDS encoding ABC transporter ATP-binding protein: MSGEVSPPAIELVAISKRFGPVQANRDVSLSVAAGSIHGIVGENGAGKSTLMSILYGFYEADSGEIRIAGQPRTIRSSGDAIAAGIGMVHQHFMLVETLSVVENVVLGAEGGALLGGGIARARAELQRLAQDYGLIIDPDAIVGNLSVGLQQRVEILKALYRGAQILILDEPTAVLTPPEADQLFVLLRALKAQGRTVILITHKLREIMDVTDRVSVMRRGAMVAHVATSETSPPALAEAMVGRRVLLRVEKTPRPRGAPVLEAVGLSYTDERNCETLKDVSLTLHAGEIVGIAGVAGNGQSELLETLAGLIQPSRGVVRLNGQILGAADRSPARLRRLGVMHIPEDRQKAGLVTAFSAAENAILGYQDDPAFGPGPFLSPSVVGAHAKAGMTAYDVRPPNPALKSGKFSGGNQQKIVLAREIERAPKVLLIGQPTRGVDIGAIEFIHRRLIALRDAGVAILLVSVELEEVMALSDRILAMCGGRITGERQAEATDERDLGLLMAGVTERAA, from the coding sequence GTGAGTGGAGAGGTCTCGCCTCCCGCCATCGAACTCGTCGCGATTTCGAAGCGCTTCGGCCCGGTCCAGGCCAACAGGGACGTGTCCCTCTCTGTCGCGGCGGGCTCGATCCACGGCATCGTCGGCGAAAACGGGGCTGGCAAATCGACCCTGATGTCGATCCTCTACGGCTTCTACGAGGCCGATAGCGGCGAGATCAGGATCGCCGGCCAGCCTCGCACCATCCGCTCATCGGGCGACGCCATCGCGGCGGGGATCGGCATGGTCCACCAGCATTTCATGCTGGTGGAGACCCTGAGCGTCGTCGAGAACGTCGTGCTCGGGGCCGAGGGTGGCGCGCTGCTCGGCGGCGGTATCGCCAGGGCGCGCGCCGAACTGCAGCGCTTGGCGCAGGATTACGGCCTCATCATCGATCCCGACGCCATCGTCGGCAATCTGTCGGTCGGCTTGCAGCAACGGGTTGAGATTCTAAAAGCGCTCTATCGCGGCGCCCAGATCCTGATCCTCGACGAACCGACCGCAGTGCTGACGCCCCCCGAGGCCGACCAGCTTTTCGTGCTGCTGCGTGCGCTGAAGGCGCAAGGGCGAACAGTGATCCTGATCACCCACAAGCTGCGCGAGATCATGGACGTGACCGACCGCGTCTCGGTGATGCGGCGCGGCGCGATGGTCGCCCATGTCGCCACGAGCGAAACCTCGCCGCCGGCGCTCGCGGAGGCGATGGTCGGCCGCCGCGTGCTGCTGCGCGTCGAAAAGACGCCGCGCCCGCGCGGCGCACCCGTGCTGGAGGCGGTCGGTCTGTCCTACACCGACGAGCGCAACTGCGAGACCCTGAAGGACGTGAGCCTGACACTCCATGCCGGCGAGATCGTCGGGATCGCAGGCGTCGCCGGCAACGGCCAGAGCGAATTGCTGGAGACGCTGGCAGGGCTGATCCAGCCCTCGCGCGGCGTCGTGAGGCTGAACGGACAGATCCTCGGCGCTGCCGACCGCTCTCCGGCGCGCCTGCGCAGGCTCGGCGTGATGCATATCCCCGAGGACCGGCAGAAGGCCGGCCTCGTCACCGCCTTCTCCGCCGCCGAGAACGCTATCCTCGGCTATCAGGACGATCCCGCCTTCGGCCCCGGCCCGTTCCTCTCGCCCTCGGTCGTCGGGGCGCATGCGAAGGCGGGAATGACCGCCTACGACGTCCGTCCGCCCAATCCCGCGCTGAAAAGCGGAAAGTTCTCCGGCGGCAACCAGCAGAAGATCGTGCTGGCCCGCGAAATCGAGCGCGCCCCGAAGGTGCTGCTCATCGGCCAGCCGACGCGCGGCGTCGATATCGGCGCGATCGAGTTCATCCACCGCCGCCTGATCGCACTGCGCGATGCCGGCGTCGCCATCCTGCTGGTCTCGGTCGAACTGGAGGAGGTGATGGCGCTGTCGGACCGCATCCTCGCCATGTGCGGCGGCCGCATCACCGGCGAGCGCCAGGCCGAGGCGACCGACGAGCGCGATCTTGGGTTGCTGATGGCGGGTGTGACGGAGCGGGCCGCGTGA
- a CDS encoding ABC transporter permease produces the protein MSAAPIELPRWADAGLVPLVAVAAALLVAGLVVLGIGESPLEATALLLRGALGSAEGTAFTLYYSTNFIFTGLAVAVAFHAGLFNIGGEGQATVAGIFAAFACLWLAPLPGILLVPLAVLAAAAGGALYGLIPGWLQATRGSHVVITTIMFNFIAATVIVYLLVEVIGKPGSMQPETAEFPPHAILTPMHKLLAPLGVILPATPLNSAFLLALASLVAVWALIYRSRLGYCIRTVGANPRAAAYAGISVARITMVAMAISGALAGGLAVNEVMGVQHRLLLDFTAGYGFVGIAVALMGRGHPVGVALAALLFGILYQGGAELSFDKPSITRDMVVVIGGVIILFAGALDGLFRRIVASGLRLGRTV, from the coding sequence ATGAGCGCCGCCCCCATCGAACTCCCCCGTTGGGCCGATGCCGGGCTCGTCCCGCTCGTTGCCGTTGCGGCCGCCCTGCTCGTTGCTGGCCTTGTCGTGCTCGGCATCGGCGAGAGCCCGCTGGAGGCGACCGCGCTGCTGCTGCGCGGTGCGCTCGGCTCGGCCGAGGGCACCGCCTTCACGCTCTACTACAGCACCAATTTCATCTTCACGGGGCTCGCGGTCGCGGTCGCCTTCCATGCCGGCCTGTTCAACATCGGCGGCGAGGGCCAGGCGACGGTGGCGGGCATTTTCGCTGCGTTCGCCTGTCTTTGGCTCGCACCGCTGCCCGGCATCCTGCTGGTGCCGCTCGCCGTCCTCGCAGCGGCGGCGGGGGGCGCGCTCTACGGGCTGATCCCCGGCTGGCTGCAGGCGACACGCGGCAGCCACGTCGTCATCACCACCATCATGTTCAACTTCATCGCGGCGACGGTGATCGTCTATCTGCTGGTCGAAGTCATCGGCAAGCCGGGTTCGATGCAGCCCGAGACGGCGGAGTTCCCGCCCCATGCGATCCTGACGCCGATGCACAAGCTGCTGGCGCCGCTCGGCGTTATTCTGCCGGCGACGCCGCTGAACAGCGCCTTCCTGCTGGCGCTGGCCTCGCTCGTCGCGGTCTGGGCGCTGATCTATCGTTCGCGGCTGGGCTATTGCATCCGCACCGTCGGCGCCAATCCGCGCGCGGCCGCCTATGCCGGCATCTCGGTCGCGCGCATCACCATGGTCGCGATGGCGATCTCCGGTGCGCTCGCAGGCGGGCTTGCCGTCAACGAGGTCATGGGCGTGCAGCACCGGCTGCTGCTCGATTTCACCGCCGGCTACGGTTTTGTGGGCATCGCGGTCGCGCTGATGGGGCGTGGCCATCCCGTCGGCGTCGCGCTCGCAGCCCTGCTCTTCGGCATCCTCTATCAGGGTGGGGCCGAACTCTCCTTCGACAAGCCGAGCATCACCCGCGACATGGTCGTCGTCATCGGCGGCGTCATCATCCTCTTCGCCGGCGCGCTTGACGGGCTGTTCAGGCGCATCGTCGCGAGCGGGTTGCGCCTGGGGCGAACGGTATGA